One Nilaparvata lugens isolate BPH unplaced genomic scaffold, ASM1435652v1 scaffold5997, whole genome shotgun sequence DNA segment encodes these proteins:
- the LOC120356159 gene encoding collagen alpha-1(IV) chain-like — MDEDTVDIFRGVDMFVVSPKWEVIGQRRIVLSGQNGGAHHYGDVDNGTDGRPGLPGCNCTDGRPGLPGGNGTDGRPGLPGGNGTDGRPGLPGGNGGNFFGIGLQFVNGKNLLIESNGGRGGQGTDGARGMRGPAGRDAAEKLKSGLYSQSYKFDRGVETSNMNKCLAPNAVERVFRLYPQSKKQPNKCENVDAGVRVIIEEGDCGGEGGAGGFGGEAGIGGYPGDQKLIQLGDSSEIQMQNQNGRSGTRGKKGKTGERGMDGIGMICVQVTWVGHSRSYMKCESTNTTSPACNSCDNPVESQYTTTGMEKPAPKRSPDFSNYLLHYIVLLESHSNHTIFNQIITSFREAIQRKYSYPLNHLGLLFFEETTQQETFEQSDRFD, encoded by the coding sequence ATGGATGAGGACACCGTGGATATCTTCAGAGGAGTGGATATGTTTGTGGTGTCACCTAAATGGGAAGTTATTGGACAAAGGAGGATAGTGCTGAGTGGTCAGAACGGAGGAGCTCACCATTATGGTGACGTCGATAATGGCACAGATGGGAGACCAGGTCTGCCAGGGTGTAATTGCACAGATGGGAGACCAGGTCTGCCAGGGGGTAATGGGACAGATGGGAGACCAGGTCTGCCAGGGGGTAATGGCACAGATGGGAGACCAGGTCTGCCAGGGGGTAATGGAGGCAACTTTTTTGGAATTGGTTTGCAGTTTGTGAATGGCAAAAATCTGCTGATTGAGTCGAATGGTGGGAGAGGGGGGCAGGGAACAGATGGAGCAAGAGGAATGAGAGGTCCGGCCGGAAGAGATGCagctgaaaaattgaaatcggGACTCTACAGTCAAAGTTATAAGTTTGATAGAGGAGTAGAAACatcaaatatgaataaatgcCTGGCTCCAAATGCTGTTGAAAGGGTTTTCAGATTATATCCTCAATCTAAAAAGCAACCCAATAAGTGTGAGAATGTTGATGCAGGAGTCAGAGTGATCATAGAAGAAGGTGACTgtggtggtgaaggaggagCTGGAGGTTTTGGCGGAGAAGCAGGAATCGGAGGCTACCCGGGAGACCAAAAGTTGATTCAGTTGGGAGACTCATCtgaaattcaaatgcaaaatcAAAATGGAAGGTCTGGTACTCGCGGCAAGAAGGGAAAAACTGGAGAGCGTGGGATGGATGGCATTGGGATGATTTGTGTTCAAGTAACATGGGTCGGTCATAGTAGATCGTACATGAAGTGTGAATCAACAAACACCACATCACCAGCATGCAACTCTTGTGATAATCCGGTTGAGTCCCAGTACACAACAACAGGTATGGAGAAACCAGCGCCCAAGAGATCTCCTGATTTCTCCAACTATTTACTCCACTACATAGTTCTGTTAGAATCGCATTCAAATCACACAATTTTCAACCAAATTATAACGAGTTTTAGAGAAGCCATTCAAAGGAAATACTCGT
- the LOC120348774 gene encoding uncharacterized protein LOC120348774 gives MFKLLVQSIFLLLLLGSQRSSGIPAANSVKTLPEGLDEHEMKNGIGVKGSRQHLDCQAESVFIQEQIPLITKTLADGKLVALKQNDLSAADETILVLGKAGAGKTSLIQFLSENPKLQSKKMIWKTSEYIIEDGEKIGTSETESFTLYPELVSYNATINFCDSPGFHDSRSSVHEIVSMDVMRSVTSKFKNVKILLIEEYGSLQYSKSKVNFMDTLRHLTDFLVDIDRYKDHIVLIASKLPFRFRMPDEGDDGSVPELITEEMHIERIMDYLNHTEISIVRKLNQKIGKSERDFYQKVIKLLQSLQTRDKNGKAARISVFRRPHKSGSLMSMPLLNQNKESLTKTIINLNAVQVQKNDFHFTMSNEAKVYLECLLKLTIDDIIHEIIRLFLELNEFVVQKIQNYTSFHQVLTDFESFNNALKQLSDNLDEARNYDVFLEKVNNFISEQRITAHMNSNELVNVLAKYEELILNFVDEMPMSISPSRAWSIAMRQLKESVQDELQWYRTLNNFISGLSSYKIQRNKTEIHSRLFHEGSILTDELMDLFVDVTGATNLNQFH, from the exons atcTTCAGGCATTCCTGCAGCGAACTCAGTGAAAACATTACCAGAAGGATTGGATGAgcatgaaatgaaaaat GGCATTGGAGTTAAAGGCTCTAGACAACACTTGGACTGCCAGGCTGAATCAGTCTTCATTCAAGAACAAATTCCACTGATCACGAAAACGCTGGCTGATGGCAAACTCGTTGCACTGAAGCAGAACGACCTGTCAGCAGCTGATGAAACCATACTGGTGCTGGGTAAGGCTGGCGCTGGCAAAACCAGTTTGATCCAGTTTCTGTCCGAAAATCCCAAACTGCAGTCGAAAAAGATGATATGGAAAACATCCGAGTACATAATTGAAGATGGAGAGAAAATTGGAACATCTGAGACTGAGTCTTTCACTCTCTATCCTGAACTTGTCAGCTATAATGCAACCATCAACTTCTGTGACTCACCGGGATTCCACGACTCTCGCAGCTCTGTACATGAGATTGTCTCCATGGATGTCATGAGGTCTGTAACCAGCAAGTTCAAAAATGTGAAGATTCTACTAATTGAGGAATATGGATCTCTACAGTATAGCAAATCCAAAGTAAATTTCATGGACACTCTTAGACACCTTACTGATTTCTTAGTCGATATTGATAGGTATAAAGATCACATTGTGCTTATTGCATCTAAATTACCTTTTAGATTTAGAATGCCAGATGAAGGAGATGATGGTTCAGTACCTGAATTGATAACAGAGGAAATGCATATTGAAAGAATCATGGATTACTTGAATCATACAGAGATATCTATAGTAAGAAAGCTTAAtcagaaaattggaaaaagtgaGCGAGATTTCTATCAGAAAGTGATAAAGCTACTACAAAGTCTTCAAACCAGAGACAAAAATGGCAAAGCAGCTAGAATAAGTGTCTTCCGTCGCCCACACAAGTCAGGGTCACTCATGAGTATGCCATTGCTCAATCAGAACAAGGAATCACTCACAAAAACCATCATCAACTTGAATGCTGTTCAGGTGCAGAAGAATGACTTCCACTTCACTATGTCCAATGAAGCAAAAGTGTATCTAGAATGCCTCTTGAAACTCACAATTGACGACATCATACATGAAATCATAAGGCTGTTTCTTGAACTGAATGAATTTGTGgttcaaaaaattcagaacTACACAAGTTTTCATCAAGTGTTGACAgattttgaatcatttaataatGCTTTGAAGCAGTTATCAGATAACCTTGATGAGGCAAGAAACTATGATGTGTTTTTGGAGAAggttaataatttcatttctgaaCAGAGAATAACAGCACATATGAACTCTAATGAACTAGTGAATGTGCTTGCGAAATATGAGGAATTAATTCTGAATTTCGTTGACGAAATGCCAATGTCGATTTCACCATCAAGAGCATGGTCAATTGCCATGAGACAATTGAAGGAATCTGTGCAAGATGAGCTGCAATGGTACAGGACTCTTAATAACTTCATCAGTGGACTATCAAGCTATAAGATACAAAGGAACAAGACAGAGATTCACTCGAGACTTTTCCACGAAGGTTCTATATTGACAGATGAGTTGATGGATCTATTTGTGGACGTCACTGGAGCAACAAATTTGAACCAATTTCATTGA